In one Culex quinquefasciatus strain JHB chromosome 2, VPISU_Cqui_1.0_pri_paternal, whole genome shotgun sequence genomic region, the following are encoded:
- the LOC6054705 gene encoding leucine-rich repeat neuronal protein 1, which produces MKLFSKVLLISVAVCSTLVLAAEDDQSKASNSTKDDTSNATKKQDQDTDQKLPNPLCASCTCDAPQKTFKCSSMKLSSKLFNTTGWASLNDYGVAVDVMLLDRNGITEVPVFPNLDVRVLDLSHNNISVIAKKAFFALSKLEVLDLSYNMLTTKSLVPAVFEGPYSADDYEPLGQLRVLRLGYNQLHSLDANLFEHMPNLQELSLVSNVFKTIDTLTENALSSVRTLLSLDLSYMELNSVPGGFLNAIGDLTHLNLTGNLLETIPEGLRFAQKLKWLSLDENPIGNIQGDHVFPALKSLEYLSLSYMSPLKVIGRGAFSGLQALQEVHISNNPVLSYLHVDAFAREDPDDPTRQNWPRVKRFYLHNNNLSTLDAQLLTHWAEMELVDIRQNPWNCDCDNQWLVETLVPVIEKTTPNTLNNIVCTSPQQMAGQSMVELQHKHSQLRCGDKYGNNPAGDGALLIGLLIGVLAGIPLTAAVILIYRRGCFGLVRRGPADYSRAFYSRATNDDF; this is translated from the exons ATGAAGCTTTTCAGCAAAGTTTTGCTGATTTCAGTGGCAGTTTGCAGCACCTTAGTTTTAGCTGCTGAAGATGACCAGAGTAAAGCAAGCAACAGTACCAAAGAT GACACCTCCAACGCCACCAAAAAACAGGACCAGGACACTGACCAGAAACTCCCGAACCCGCTGTGCGCATCCTGCACCTGCGACGCCCCCCAAAAAACCTTCAAGTGCTCCTCGATGAAGCTGTCCTCCAAACTGTTCAACACCACAGGCTGGGCCAGCTTGAACGACTACGGCGTGGCCGTTGACGTCATGCTGCTGGACCGAAACGGCATCACCGAAGTACCAGTGTTTCCCAACCTGGACGTCCGAGTGTTGGACTTGAGCCACAACAACATCTCCGTGATCGCCAAGAAGGCTTTCTTTGCGTTGAGCAAACTTGAGGTGCTGGATTTGTCGTACAACATGCTGACCACAAAGTCGCTGGTTCCGGCCGTTTTCGAGGGTCCCTATTCGGCGGACGATTACGAACCGTTGGGGCAGTTGAGGGTTCTCCGACTCGGATATAATCAGCTTCACTCGCTGGACGCGAATTTGTTCGAGCACATGCCGAATCTGCAGGAGTTGAGTTTGGTTTCGAACGTCTTCAAAACCATTGATACTTTGACGGAGAATGCCTTGTCCAGTGTGAGGACACTTCTTTCTCTGGATCTAAGCTATATGGAGTTGAACTCGGTGCCGGGAGGTTTTCTGAATGCGATTGGAGATCTGACTCACCTCAACTTGACCGGAAATCTGCTGGAGACCATCCCGGAAGGGCTGCGATTCGCGCAGAAGCTCAAGTGGTTGAGTTTGGACGAGAATCCCATCGGGAACATTCAGGGAGATCA TGTCTTCCCCGCCCTCAAGTCCCTCGAATACCTCAGCCTGTCCTACATGTCCCCGCTCAAGGTGATTGGCCGTGGAGCGTTCAGTGGGCTGCAAGCACTTCAGGAGGTCCACATCAGCAACAATCCGGTTCTATCCTATCTCCACGTCGATGCCTTTGCCCGCGAAGATCCGGACGATCCGACGCGCCAGAATTGGCCCCGCGTCAAGCGGTTCTATCTGCACAACAATAACCTGAGCACGCTGGACGCGCAGCTGTTGACGCACTGGGCCGAGATGGAGCTGGTGGACATCCGGCAGAACCCGTGGAACTGCGACTGCGACAATCAGTGGCTGGTGGAAACGCTGGTGCCGGTGATTGAGAAGACGACGCCGAACACGTTGAACAATATTGT TTGCACCTCCCCCCAACAGATGGCGGGCCAGTCGATGGTGGAGCTGCAGCACAAGCACAGCCAGCTGCGTTGCGGCGACAAGTACGGCAACAACCCCGCCGGCGACGGTGCCCTCCTGATTGGCCTGCTGATTGGTGTCCTGGCAGGAATCCCGCTCACCGCGGCCGTCATCCTGATCTACCGCCGAGGCTGCTTCGGGCTGGTGCGGCGCGGTCCTGCCGACTACTCGCGAGCCTTCTACAGCAGAGCCACCAATGACGATTTTTAA
- the LOC6046323 gene encoding ficolin-1: protein MRLGTLRTELKGLFLTTIVACVFAVQLDERQNVQNSSTSSLPQTCSLLTNRNSGIQLIHPQPGFRDPFEVFCDQEYEGGGWIVIQNRYDGSVHFYRDWDEYERGFGNFNREFWLGLGKIHELTYSRRYELHVILEDWDGIRAIARYSDFLMAGPKEMYELRSLGSFSGSAGDSLSYHLGMKFTTFDVDNDEWDGNCASFTYGAWWYRNCYSSNLNGRHMQGLNKTGMTWAAFRPNYYSLKVSRMLIRVVD, encoded by the exons ATGCGGTTGGGAACGTTGAGAACGGAACTGAAAGGTTTATTTCTAACTACAATTGTGGCATGTGTATTTGCTGTACAATTAGATGAAAG acaaaatgtgcaaaatagtTCCACCTCAAGTTTGCCCCAAACATGCTCACTGTTGACCAATCGTAACTCAGGAATCCAGCTGATCCACCCCCAACCAGGTTTCCGCGATCCATTCGAGGTGTTCTGTGACCAGGAGTACGAGGGTGGAGGCTGGATCGTGATTCAGAATCGCTACGATGGATCGGTTCACTTCTACCGCGATTGGGACGAGTACGAGCGCGGatttggaaatttcaatcgTGAATTTTGGCTTGGGTTGGGGAAGATTCACGAACTGACTTACTCGAGACGGTACGAGCTTCATGTGATTTTGGAGGATTGGGATGGAATCCGGGCGATTGCACGGTACAGTGACTTTTTGATGGCTGGACCCAAAGAAATGTACGAGTTGAGAAGTTTGGGATCATTTAGTGGAAGTGCTGGAGATTCTTTAAGTTACCATTTGGGTATGAAGTTTACCACTTTCGATGTAGATAATGATGAGTGGGATGGAAATTGTGCCAGCTTCACATACGGTGCATGGTGGTATAGAAATTGCTACAGCAG cAACTTAAATGGACGACACATGCAAGGCCTCAATAAAACCGGGATGACTTGGGCAGCATTCAGACCAAACTATTACAGTCTGAAAGTCTCACGAATGCTGATTCGTGTTGTAGATTAA